DNA sequence from the Malus sylvestris chromosome 10, drMalSylv7.2, whole genome shotgun sequence genome:
aatAATCTTGATCGTTGATTTTCAAACTGATCTGAAATTGATGACCCACAACATGCTGAGTGTCTAATGGTATTTTTATCGTTGGAAATCCAAGGTTTAGATCATCTAGCCATTGGAAATCCAACCGCTTTCCATTCGCCACGTGTCTAAGCCATTGAATAGCACTCAGTGCTCTGCTGCAGCAGGGCACACCTTTGAAGTTTTGTTGGCCCATCCTCCCTTCTTCAAGCGTGTGTTGCACACGCCTAGTAAAAAAAAGATGGTGGTTGACGCCATGTTGACGTCAACTTGCTTTTGACACATGCACGGGCTTTTGAGTGGGCAGTGGTTGGCCCACCACTTGCCCTTGCTTATTCAACTGctggagatggttttttttttggctggAGGGCAACATTGTTGCCTTCCGCCTCGCCTTCCACCAACCGGTGTTGATTGACTCGGGAATCACATTCTTTTATCTGAGTGCAGGGCATTTATTCAGAGTGTTTCTTTGCTGGTGTTTGTTGTGGCTGTTTGATCACCCTTCCCCTCCAGGTCAGTTCAGTTATTTTAACAATTGTGCTGCCCTGCATACATGCATAACAATGCCTGCAACTCTAGATACTCTGAAGTGCGAATAGAGTTGTATAGATATGTACTTAAATCTATGCTTAACTAGGTAGAAGATACGTCTCATAACATGCTGTAGCTCAAAGAAAAACTGGGGAAATGTTGCAATACTTGCTAAAAGGAGTGAAATGTTTAGAAGTTTCAGATTTTCTTGGCATTTGAAGAGTAATATTTTCGATGCTGGAACAACAAGAGTAGAGATTGATATCCAACCTTCGTTCAAGTACTAGCCTAACTtgttctcttttgctttctcatcTCAGTCGTCAATAGGATTCTTCCTGAGGGAGCGCCCCCGTCTTTGCCCTCGCTACTGTTGCAACAGCACTGGTATGCAAAAGCTCTAAATAtatgaatgaaataatcattTTTCTGTAatttcatgaatctaacttgaaGATTTTCCAGGGCATTTGCACCATCTTCCCTTACGCCCTTCCGATGTGGCTGCATCAACGGCATTATTCCTTTACCTGAGACGCCGCTACTCTACCTAGCCAGaatgagttcccagaaatagaGGATAGAAGAGAAATTACTGTG
Encoded proteins:
- the LOC126584408 gene encoding uncharacterized protein LOC126584408, producing MNPTRKLVTQRAERENPARVWGDRDGFGLLSREVGESSQSFGKRRAFELGKKMGNIVAFRLAFHQPVLIDSGITFFYLSAGHLFRVFLCWCLLWLFDHPSPPVVNRILPEGAPPSLPSLLLQQHWAFAPSSLTPFRCGCINGIIPLPETPLLYLARMSSQK